One genomic window of Salvelinus alpinus chromosome 17, SLU_Salpinus.1, whole genome shotgun sequence includes the following:
- the LOC139542474 gene encoding PDZ domain-containing protein 4-like isoform X1 produces MGCNMCVVQKPEEQYRVMFQKGQISNTLCPFDGEGRLKVNGKELSCLSRDPTLDVRDPLLSHVLKRGARRRAGLAGTAAVPGGLTDCVDSGTQTDISFQHMLTLGRTAHHPGGAPPPHPPPSPPLPPILEPNLLNELLLEPEYYDPNDYFDITQHEADLRQDELEYEEVELYKSHQQDKLGLTVCYRTDDEEDLGIYVGEVNPNSIAAMDGRIREGDRILQINGVDIQNREEAVAILTQEDSTNISLLLARPEIENDNQLDPDELELEVLDNSVHLPSPHQLRNRASMLGEGPGVVGGGGVVVIRGRGHRDSPGLLHTLLSNSQELDSGVGRTDESTRNEESSEHDLLGDDQTSAPTTNATNTPGSMRRFHSGQGDRDTPPLLHGHSTEFHFSTDSLLGLDCLSGGGGGDLAGERVYAADPVMMMMPGLTEEECERYRELLEIKCYYEKNSNALLLLGEHEGHGEQGGDGGVPLDVNRNESLMQHEMALVEEELRHLEFKCRNILRAQKMQQLRERCLKAWPLEEESGSGGGAGAGRVAPLVSEESCHHELSDINELPERERSDKDSTSAYNTGGESCRSTPLVSEQYPSPSAHGHSSLEGGDSASLPSRTPSRHRERGGRSERGQANLNQPYSPSSHRRGSEVKTSSPRGAKFRSLSRDGGARRGSDGGVRCPKTNGTVEGREGRSAENSPYLSRRHSGSRIPQRYQSCMQLRSPSTSEGLERPRDGSESPMSLGSTCKDIPQGPVSMPSLPIPPPLPPPASPRMEWKVKVRSDGSRYVAKRPVRDRLLKARAIKIREERSGMTTDDDAVSEMKMGRYWSKEERKQQLLRAREQRRRREFMMQSRLDCLRERDREYSGGGQQGAPQGQEPTTILELSHRRSQKKRSRRILDNWITIQELLAHGTRSPDGKKVYNPLLSVTTV; encoded by the exons aaggGTCAAATAAGTAACACGTTGTGTCCTTTTGATGGAGAAGGTCGATTGAAG GTGAATGGTAAGGAGCTGTCCTGTCTCTCACGGGACCCCACCCTGGATGTGCGAGACCCTCTGCTGTCTCATGTGTTGAAGAGGGGGGCCCGGCGGCGGGCGGGACTGGCAGGGACAGCAGCAGTTCCAGGGgggctgactgactgtgtggacaGCGGCACTCAGACTGACATCAGCTTCCAACACATGTTGACTCTGGGAAGGACCGCCCACCACCCAGGTGGAGCCCCGCCCCCTCAcccgcccccctcccctccactgcCACCCATCCTGGAACCCAACCTGCTCAACGAGCT CCTTTTAGAGCCTGAATATTATGACCCCAATGACTACTTTGACATCACTCAGCATGAGGCGGATCTCAGGCAGGATGAGTTGGAGTATGAG GAGGTGGAGCTGTATAAGTCTCATCAGCAGGACAAGCTGGGGTTAACGGTGTGCTACCGGACAGACGATGAGGAGGACCTGGGGATCTATGTGGGCGAG GTCAACCCCAATAGTATAGCTGCTATGGATGGCCGTATCCGAGAGGGGGATAGAATCTTACAG ATAAACGGGGTGGACATCCAGAACAGAGAGGAGGCGGTGGCCATTCTGACCCAGGAGGACAGCACCAACATCTCCCTGCTCCTGGCCCGGCCTGAAATAGAG AATGACAACCAGCTGGACCCAGatgaactggaactggaggttcTGGATAACTCTGTCCACCTGCCCAGCCCCCATCAGCTGAGGAACAGGGCCTCCATGCTGGGTGAAGGACCAGGGGTCGTGGGTGGGGGTGGTGTGGTGGTGATCCGCGGGCGAGGTCACCGTGACTCTCCAGGCCTGCTCCACACGTTGCTGAGTAACAGCCAGGAGTTGGACAGCGGGGTGGGCCGTACAGACGAGAGTACCCGCAATGAGGAGTCCTCAGAACATGACCTACTAGGAGACGACCAGACCAGCGCCCCCACCACCAACGCCACCAACACCCCCGGCAGCATGCGCAGGTTCCACTCTGGCCAGGGGGACAGGGACACCCCACCCCTTCTACATGGCCACTCCACAGAGTTCCACTTCAGCACTGACTCTCTACTGGGTCTGGACTGTCTGAGTGGGGGAGGAGGTGGTGACCTGGCAGGGGAGAGGGTCTACGCAGCTGAcccagtgatgatgatgatgccggGTCTGACAGAAGAAGAGTGTGAGAGGTACAGGGAGCTCCTGGAGATCAAGTGTTATTATGAGAAGAACAGCAATGCTCTTCTGCTGCTGGGGGAGCATGAGGGTCATGGGGAACAGGGGGGCGATGGGGGGGTTCCTCTGGATGTGAATAGGAATGAGAGCCTGATGCAGCATGAGATGGCCCTCGTGGAAGAGGAGCTACGCCACCTGGAGTTTAAGTGTCGTAACATCCTGAGGGCCCAGAAGATGCAGCAGCTCCGGGAGCGCTGTCTCAAGGCATGGCCCCTGGAGGAGGAAAGTGGGTCTGGAGGTGGGGCCGGGGCTGGGCGGGTGGCTCCTTTGGTTAGCGAGGAGTCCTGTCACCATGAGCTGTCAGACATTAATGAGTTGCCTGAGAGGGAGCGCTCCGACAAGGACAGCACCAGCGCCTACAACACAGGAGGGGAGAGCTGCAGGAGCACCCCTCTGGTCAGCGAACAGTATCCCTCCCCCTCTGCACATGGCCACAGCAGCTTGGAGGGGGGAGACTCTGCCTCTTTGCCGTCTCGAACCCCCAGCCGGCACAGGGAGAGGGGAGGCAGGAGTGAGAGGGGGCAGGCTAACCTGAACCAGCCCTACTCCCCTAGCTCACACAGGAGGGGATCGGAAGTCAAGACCTCTAGCCCGAGAGGGGCCAAGTTCAGATCCCTGTCCCGTGACGGGGGGGCAAGGAGGGGGTCAGACGGAGGGGTGAGATGCCCCAAAACCAATGGAAcagtggaggggagggaagggcgTAGCGCTGAGAACAGCCCTTATCTGTCCCGCCGCCACTCTGGCTCCAGAATCCCCCAGCGCTACCAGAGCTGCATGCAGCTGAGGTCCCCCTCCACATCCGAGGGCCTGGAGAGACCCAGGGATGGAAGCGAGAGTCCCATGAGCCTGGGGAGCACATGCAAGGACATCCCCCAGGGCCCTGTGTCCATGCCATCCTtacccatcccccctcccctgcCTCCGCCGGCCTCACCGCGTATGGAGTGGAAGGTCAAAGTACGCAGCGACGGATCCCGCTATGTTGCCAAGCGGCCCGTTAGGGACCGCCTCCTGAAGGCCCGGGCCATTAAGATCCGGGAGGAGCGCAGCGGCATGACCACGGACGACGATGCCGTCAGCGAGATGAAGATGGGCCGCTATTGGTCCAAGGAGGAAAGGAAGCAGCAGCTTCTCAGGGCCAGGGAACAGCGCAGACGCAGGGAGTTTATGATGCAGAGCAGGCTGGACTGCCtgagggagagggatagggagTACAGTGGCGGTGGACAACAGGGGGCTCCGCAGGGACAGGAGCCCACTACCATCTTGGAGCTGAGCCACAGGAGGAGCCAGAAGAAACGGAGCCGTAGGATCCTGGACAACTGGATCACCATCCAGGAACTACTGGCCCACGGAACCAGGTCACCTGACGGCAAGAAGGTCTACAACcctctgctgtcagtcaccactgTCTAA
- the LOC139542474 gene encoding PDZ domain-containing protein 4-like isoform X2 yields the protein MGCNMCVVQKPEEQYRVMFQVNGKELSCLSRDPTLDVRDPLLSHVLKRGARRRAGLAGTAAVPGGLTDCVDSGTQTDISFQHMLTLGRTAHHPGGAPPPHPPPSPPLPPILEPNLLNELLLEPEYYDPNDYFDITQHEADLRQDELEYEEVELYKSHQQDKLGLTVCYRTDDEEDLGIYVGEVNPNSIAAMDGRIREGDRILQINGVDIQNREEAVAILTQEDSTNISLLLARPEIENDNQLDPDELELEVLDNSVHLPSPHQLRNRASMLGEGPGVVGGGGVVVIRGRGHRDSPGLLHTLLSNSQELDSGVGRTDESTRNEESSEHDLLGDDQTSAPTTNATNTPGSMRRFHSGQGDRDTPPLLHGHSTEFHFSTDSLLGLDCLSGGGGGDLAGERVYAADPVMMMMPGLTEEECERYRELLEIKCYYEKNSNALLLLGEHEGHGEQGGDGGVPLDVNRNESLMQHEMALVEEELRHLEFKCRNILRAQKMQQLRERCLKAWPLEEESGSGGGAGAGRVAPLVSEESCHHELSDINELPERERSDKDSTSAYNTGGESCRSTPLVSEQYPSPSAHGHSSLEGGDSASLPSRTPSRHRERGGRSERGQANLNQPYSPSSHRRGSEVKTSSPRGAKFRSLSRDGGARRGSDGGVRCPKTNGTVEGREGRSAENSPYLSRRHSGSRIPQRYQSCMQLRSPSTSEGLERPRDGSESPMSLGSTCKDIPQGPVSMPSLPIPPPLPPPASPRMEWKVKVRSDGSRYVAKRPVRDRLLKARAIKIREERSGMTTDDDAVSEMKMGRYWSKEERKQQLLRAREQRRRREFMMQSRLDCLRERDREYSGGGQQGAPQGQEPTTILELSHRRSQKKRSRRILDNWITIQELLAHGTRSPDGKKVYNPLLSVTTV from the exons GTGAATGGTAAGGAGCTGTCCTGTCTCTCACGGGACCCCACCCTGGATGTGCGAGACCCTCTGCTGTCTCATGTGTTGAAGAGGGGGGCCCGGCGGCGGGCGGGACTGGCAGGGACAGCAGCAGTTCCAGGGgggctgactgactgtgtggacaGCGGCACTCAGACTGACATCAGCTTCCAACACATGTTGACTCTGGGAAGGACCGCCCACCACCCAGGTGGAGCCCCGCCCCCTCAcccgcccccctcccctccactgcCACCCATCCTGGAACCCAACCTGCTCAACGAGCT CCTTTTAGAGCCTGAATATTATGACCCCAATGACTACTTTGACATCACTCAGCATGAGGCGGATCTCAGGCAGGATGAGTTGGAGTATGAG GAGGTGGAGCTGTATAAGTCTCATCAGCAGGACAAGCTGGGGTTAACGGTGTGCTACCGGACAGACGATGAGGAGGACCTGGGGATCTATGTGGGCGAG GTCAACCCCAATAGTATAGCTGCTATGGATGGCCGTATCCGAGAGGGGGATAGAATCTTACAG ATAAACGGGGTGGACATCCAGAACAGAGAGGAGGCGGTGGCCATTCTGACCCAGGAGGACAGCACCAACATCTCCCTGCTCCTGGCCCGGCCTGAAATAGAG AATGACAACCAGCTGGACCCAGatgaactggaactggaggttcTGGATAACTCTGTCCACCTGCCCAGCCCCCATCAGCTGAGGAACAGGGCCTCCATGCTGGGTGAAGGACCAGGGGTCGTGGGTGGGGGTGGTGTGGTGGTGATCCGCGGGCGAGGTCACCGTGACTCTCCAGGCCTGCTCCACACGTTGCTGAGTAACAGCCAGGAGTTGGACAGCGGGGTGGGCCGTACAGACGAGAGTACCCGCAATGAGGAGTCCTCAGAACATGACCTACTAGGAGACGACCAGACCAGCGCCCCCACCACCAACGCCACCAACACCCCCGGCAGCATGCGCAGGTTCCACTCTGGCCAGGGGGACAGGGACACCCCACCCCTTCTACATGGCCACTCCACAGAGTTCCACTTCAGCACTGACTCTCTACTGGGTCTGGACTGTCTGAGTGGGGGAGGAGGTGGTGACCTGGCAGGGGAGAGGGTCTACGCAGCTGAcccagtgatgatgatgatgccggGTCTGACAGAAGAAGAGTGTGAGAGGTACAGGGAGCTCCTGGAGATCAAGTGTTATTATGAGAAGAACAGCAATGCTCTTCTGCTGCTGGGGGAGCATGAGGGTCATGGGGAACAGGGGGGCGATGGGGGGGTTCCTCTGGATGTGAATAGGAATGAGAGCCTGATGCAGCATGAGATGGCCCTCGTGGAAGAGGAGCTACGCCACCTGGAGTTTAAGTGTCGTAACATCCTGAGGGCCCAGAAGATGCAGCAGCTCCGGGAGCGCTGTCTCAAGGCATGGCCCCTGGAGGAGGAAAGTGGGTCTGGAGGTGGGGCCGGGGCTGGGCGGGTGGCTCCTTTGGTTAGCGAGGAGTCCTGTCACCATGAGCTGTCAGACATTAATGAGTTGCCTGAGAGGGAGCGCTCCGACAAGGACAGCACCAGCGCCTACAACACAGGAGGGGAGAGCTGCAGGAGCACCCCTCTGGTCAGCGAACAGTATCCCTCCCCCTCTGCACATGGCCACAGCAGCTTGGAGGGGGGAGACTCTGCCTCTTTGCCGTCTCGAACCCCCAGCCGGCACAGGGAGAGGGGAGGCAGGAGTGAGAGGGGGCAGGCTAACCTGAACCAGCCCTACTCCCCTAGCTCACACAGGAGGGGATCGGAAGTCAAGACCTCTAGCCCGAGAGGGGCCAAGTTCAGATCCCTGTCCCGTGACGGGGGGGCAAGGAGGGGGTCAGACGGAGGGGTGAGATGCCCCAAAACCAATGGAAcagtggaggggagggaagggcgTAGCGCTGAGAACAGCCCTTATCTGTCCCGCCGCCACTCTGGCTCCAGAATCCCCCAGCGCTACCAGAGCTGCATGCAGCTGAGGTCCCCCTCCACATCCGAGGGCCTGGAGAGACCCAGGGATGGAAGCGAGAGTCCCATGAGCCTGGGGAGCACATGCAAGGACATCCCCCAGGGCCCTGTGTCCATGCCATCCTtacccatcccccctcccctgcCTCCGCCGGCCTCACCGCGTATGGAGTGGAAGGTCAAAGTACGCAGCGACGGATCCCGCTATGTTGCCAAGCGGCCCGTTAGGGACCGCCTCCTGAAGGCCCGGGCCATTAAGATCCGGGAGGAGCGCAGCGGCATGACCACGGACGACGATGCCGTCAGCGAGATGAAGATGGGCCGCTATTGGTCCAAGGAGGAAAGGAAGCAGCAGCTTCTCAGGGCCAGGGAACAGCGCAGACGCAGGGAGTTTATGATGCAGAGCAGGCTGGACTGCCtgagggagagggatagggagTACAGTGGCGGTGGACAACAGGGGGCTCCGCAGGGACAGGAGCCCACTACCATCTTGGAGCTGAGCCACAGGAGGAGCCAGAAGAAACGGAGCCGTAGGATCCTGGACAACTGGATCACCATCCAGGAACTACTGGCCCACGGAACCAGGTCACCTGACGGCAAGAAGGTCTACAACcctctgctgtcagtcaccactgTCTAA